From Aneurinibacillus sp. REN35, a single genomic window includes:
- a CDS encoding PrkA family serine protein kinase, which produces MDILKRIAEYRAREEQLVWEGTFAEYLEIVRQNPHVAQTAHSRVYNMIKHAGIEHNEDGSKSYKFFSREMYGLDRAIEKLVEEYFHSSAMRLDVRKRILLLMGPVSGGKSTIVTMLKRGLEQFTRTEEGAVYAIKGCPMHEDPLHLIPNELRPEIEKELGIIIEGNLSPYNQMRLDTEYGGRIEDMPVERIVFSEAKRRGIGTFSPSDPKSQDIADLTGSIDFSTITQYGSESDPRAYRFDGELNKANRGLMEFQEMLKCDEKFLWNLLSLTQEGNFKAGRFALISADELIVAHTNEAEYKTFISNKKNEALQSRMIVMRIPYNLRVSAEEKIYSKLIKQSDLGHVHIAPHSLRAAAIFSILTRLKDSKKQGIDLLKKMRLYNGDSVEGFKESDIKELQNEFADEGMGGIDPRYVINRISSALIRRDTECINALDILRALKDGLDQSPTITKEDKERYLTFVNVARKEYDELAKKEVQKAFVYSYEESAKTLMDNYLDNVESYCNKTKVRDPITGEEMDADEKLMRSIEEQIGISENAKKAFREEILIRISAYARKGKRFDYNSHERLREAIEKKLFADLKDVVKITTSSKTPDEIQLKKVNEVTARLIDEHGYCPICANELLRYVGSLLNR; this is translated from the coding sequence ATGGATATCCTAAAGCGGATTGCAGAATACCGTGCACGTGAAGAACAGCTCGTATGGGAAGGGACATTCGCCGAGTACCTTGAGATTGTAAGACAAAATCCGCACGTTGCTCAGACCGCACACTCCCGGGTGTATAACATGATCAAGCATGCCGGGATTGAACATAATGAGGATGGAAGCAAAAGCTACAAATTTTTTAGCCGGGAAATGTACGGATTGGATCGGGCAATTGAGAAGCTGGTGGAAGAATATTTTCACTCTTCAGCGATGCGCCTGGATGTGCGAAAAAGAATTCTATTGCTAATGGGTCCGGTGAGTGGTGGTAAATCAACGATTGTGACCATGCTGAAGCGGGGGCTTGAACAGTTTACACGCACAGAAGAAGGCGCAGTGTACGCAATCAAAGGATGCCCGATGCATGAGGACCCGCTTCACCTGATTCCGAATGAACTTCGTCCTGAAATTGAGAAGGAGCTAGGTATCATTATTGAAGGCAATCTGTCACCGTACAATCAGATGCGTCTCGACACAGAATATGGCGGTCGGATTGAAGATATGCCCGTTGAGCGCATCGTATTCTCGGAGGCCAAGCGTCGAGGTATTGGTACATTCAGCCCGTCTGATCCAAAGTCACAGGATATTGCTGATCTAACGGGAAGCATCGACTTCTCCACGATTACGCAGTACGGTTCAGAATCTGACCCGCGTGCGTATCGGTTTGATGGAGAGTTGAATAAGGCGAACCGTGGTCTGATGGAATTCCAGGAGATGCTAAAATGCGATGAGAAATTCCTCTGGAACTTGCTCTCGCTGACGCAGGAAGGCAATTTTAAGGCAGGAAGATTTGCTCTTATTAGCGCGGATGAATTAATTGTCGCTCATACGAATGAAGCTGAATATAAAACATTTATAAGCAATAAGAAGAATGAAGCACTTCAGTCCCGGATGATTGTTATGCGTATCCCATACAATCTCAGGGTCTCTGCCGAAGAAAAAATCTATTCCAAGCTGATTAAGCAAAGCGATCTTGGCCATGTGCATATTGCACCGCATTCGCTGCGGGCTGCTGCAATCTTCTCCATCTTGACACGCCTGAAGGATTCTAAAAAGCAGGGCATTGATCTGCTGAAGAAAATGCGTCTGTACAACGGCGATTCAGTGGAAGGATTCAAGGAATCCGACATTAAAGAGCTGCAGAACGAGTTCGCGGATGAAGGAATGGGGGGCATCGATCCGCGTTATGTCATCAACCGGATCTCAAGTGCGTTGATTCGTCGCGATACGGAATGCATCAATGCGCTTGATATTCTTCGAGCGCTCAAAGACGGATTAGATCAGTCACCGACGATTACTAAAGAGGATAAAGAGAGATACCTTACTTTCGTCAATGTCGCTCGTAAAGAATACGATGAACTAGCGAAGAAGGAAGTACAGAAAGCCTTTGTCTACTCGTATGAAGAATCAGCCAAAACGCTGATGGACAATTATCTTGATAACGTAGAATCATACTGCAACAAAACCAAAGTACGCGACCCGATTACCGGTGAGGAAATGGATGCGGATGAAAAACTTATGCGCTCCATCGAGGAACAGATCGGCATATCGGAAAATGCCAAGAAGGCATTCCGTGAAGAGATACTCATCCGGATCTCGGCGTATGCGCGCAAAGGCAAGCGCTTCGACTACAACAGTCATGAACGCCTGCGTGAAGCGATTGAGAAGAAATTGTTCGCAGATTTGAAAGATGTGGTCAAGATCACGACCTCATCGAAAACACCGGATGAAATCCAGTTGAAAAAAGTCAACGAAGTGACCGCCCGCCTCATCGACGAACACGGGTATTGCCCGATTTGCGCAAATGAATTACTGCGTTATGTGGGCAGCCTCTTGAACCGATAA
- a CDS encoding antibiotic biosynthesis monooxygenase family protein, with amino-acid sequence MYVVMNVLQVPEAMKGRMGEMFGKSAERMANVPGCLEFQFLSATDGDKQVVYTKWDSEESFKAWTESDSFRQAHSHSSDNNPATGSKLEVFEVMHGATYDK; translated from the coding sequence ATGTACGTTGTCATGAATGTATTGCAAGTTCCTGAAGCGATGAAAGGTCGTATGGGAGAAATGTTCGGCAAAAGTGCGGAGCGAATGGCTAATGTTCCTGGCTGCCTTGAATTTCAGTTCTTGAGTGCAACAGATGGGGACAAGCAGGTCGTCTATACAAAGTGGGATAGCGAAGAATCGTTCAAAGCTTGGACTGAGAGCGATAGCTTCCGGCAGGCACATTCCCACTCCTCTGACAATAATCCAGCTACAGGCTCTAAGCTTGAAGTGTTTGAAGTCATGCATGGAGCTACATACGACAAGTAA
- a CDS encoding DUF1273 domain-containing protein — translation MLRRIVITGYKPHELGIFDTKHPGIGYIKKAIRKRLVSYIEDGAEWMIISGQLGVELWAAEVVLELKEMYPSLKLAVLTPFLEQESKWQEEKQTYYRNLLGEADFVTSITKRPYEGAWQFKAKNAFLLDNSDGLLAVYDEENEGSPQYIVAEAKRRSELGEYCYAAIAAYDLQMVVEEEQENEFGV, via the coding sequence GTGCTAAGACGAATCGTAATTACAGGATACAAACCCCATGAATTGGGGATTTTTGATACGAAGCATCCTGGGATTGGCTATATTAAAAAGGCGATTCGCAAGCGCCTTGTCTCTTATATTGAGGATGGAGCCGAATGGATGATTATAAGCGGCCAGCTTGGAGTTGAATTATGGGCAGCGGAAGTCGTGCTTGAATTGAAGGAGATGTATCCTTCTCTGAAGCTTGCGGTTCTTACGCCATTTCTTGAACAGGAGAGCAAGTGGCAGGAAGAGAAGCAGACATACTATAGAAATCTGCTTGGGGAAGCGGACTTTGTCACCAGTATCACCAAGCGTCCGTATGAAGGAGCGTGGCAATTCAAGGCGAAAAATGCATTTCTTCTTGATAATTCAGATGGCTTGCTCGCAGTGTATGATGAAGAAAATGAAGGATCTCCTCAATATATCGTAGCGGAAGCAAAAAGGCGGAGCGAGTTGGGCGAATATTGCTATGCGGCGATTGCTGCGTATGACCTGCAGATGGTAGTAGAAGAAGAACAGGAAAATGAATTCGGTGTGTAA
- a CDS encoding MetQ/NlpA family ABC transporter substrate-binding protein, with amino-acid sequence MKKWFISVMLLFVVSMLAACGGGEDKKKIVVGASAVPHAEILDHVKDKLKEQGVEMEVRVFDDYVLPNTALEEKQVAANYFQTVPYLDEFNKKHGTHIKALDGIHLEPMGLYPGKEKAAQPKNGAVVAIPDDVSNGARALKLIESKGWITLTAGKDLNSLTKQDIVENPHNIQIKEMQASLLPRAIGEVDYAIINGNYAMEGGLTFDQALAMEKKDSEAAKTFANIVAVKEGDENREEIKKLLQVLKSEDVKKFIDEKYKGSVIPVF; translated from the coding sequence ATGAAAAAATGGTTTATATCTGTTATGCTGCTGTTCGTAGTCAGCATGCTTGCAGCGTGCGGCGGCGGTGAGGATAAAAAGAAAATTGTCGTAGGCGCAAGCGCGGTTCCACATGCGGAAATTCTTGATCATGTGAAAGATAAGCTAAAGGAACAAGGTGTGGAGATGGAAGTGAGAGTATTCGACGATTACGTTCTGCCGAATACAGCCCTAGAAGAAAAGCAAGTAGCAGCCAACTACTTCCAGACAGTGCCGTACCTTGATGAGTTCAATAAGAAGCACGGTACACATATTAAAGCATTGGACGGTATTCACCTAGAGCCGATGGGGTTATATCCGGGTAAAGAAAAAGCTGCACAGCCGAAAAACGGTGCTGTCGTAGCGATTCCGGATGATGTATCGAACGGTGCACGTGCACTTAAGCTGATCGAATCAAAAGGCTGGATTACACTTACAGCCGGTAAAGACCTTAACAGTCTGACCAAGCAGGATATTGTAGAAAATCCGCATAATATTCAAATCAAAGAAATGCAGGCCTCTCTTCTGCCGCGTGCAATCGGTGAAGTGGATTATGCCATAATTAACGGAAACTATGCGATGGAAGGCGGCTTGACATTTGATCAAGCATTAGCGATGGAGAAAAAAGATTCCGAGGCAGCCAAAACGTTCGCTAACATCGTGGCAGTAAAAGAAGGCGACGAAAATCGAGAAGAAATCAAAAAACTTCTGCAAGTACTTAAATCTGAAGATGTGAAAAAATTCATCGACGAGAAGTATAAAGGCTCGGTAATTCCGGTATTTTAA
- a CDS encoding HAD family hydrolase has translation MERAIFFDLDGTLLTLDTEAFMNRYMKRLGEYTAHIVQPEQLIKSVWDATKQMMKDDGPDRTNEEIFREHFFSTCGVEENVIWPLFDTFYAEEFPLLKEEIEPHPYALKVVEEAKKRGYRMVVATNPVFPGMAIRERMKWAGLVEDDFEHVTVFEEARYCKPNPKYFLEICERIGVRPEDTIMVGNDMQQDMVAAEVGLKTFLVEDYKIDRGVPQHRVDASGTLKELYEQLAAGTGIFLTDK, from the coding sequence GTGGAACGAGCCATATTTTTTGATTTGGATGGAACGCTGTTAACGCTTGATACCGAGGCGTTCATGAATCGCTATATGAAACGGCTGGGGGAATATACAGCCCATATTGTTCAACCAGAACAACTGATTAAATCTGTATGGGATGCAACTAAACAAATGATGAAAGACGATGGCCCAGACCGTACCAACGAAGAGATATTTCGTGAGCATTTCTTTTCAACATGCGGGGTAGAGGAGAATGTAATCTGGCCGTTATTTGATACGTTTTATGCAGAAGAATTTCCTTTGTTAAAAGAAGAAATTGAACCGCACCCCTATGCACTAAAGGTAGTGGAGGAAGCAAAGAAGCGCGGCTATCGCATGGTTGTTGCAACCAATCCCGTATTTCCGGGTATGGCTATTCGCGAACGAATGAAGTGGGCCGGACTTGTAGAAGATGACTTTGAGCATGTTACTGTTTTTGAAGAGGCACGTTATTGCAAGCCGAATCCAAAATACTTCTTAGAAATTTGTGAGCGGATCGGTGTGCGACCAGAAGATACGATTATGGTTGGAAATGATATGCAGCAGGACATGGTAGCTGCAGAGGTTGGTTTGAAGACGTTCCTCGTGGAAGATTATAAGATCGACCGAGGAGTTCCGCAGCATCGCGTAGATGCGAGCGGTACCTTGAAAGAATTATACGAACAGCTTGCGGCGGGTACAGGGATTTTTTTGACGGATAAATAA
- the trmL gene encoding tRNA (uridine(34)/cytosine(34)/5-carboxymethylaminomethyluridine(34)-2'-O)-methyltransferase TrmL, with translation MAFNIVLHEPLIPANTGNVARTCAATRTRLHLIEPLGFSTDDKYLKRAGLDYWHAVDLTYYQSFAEFAAKHPDGRFFFIETSGDQYHSDAEYRDGDFFIFGKETTGIPEDILAQYPGQIIRIPMGDATRSLNLSNTAAVILYEALRQVGYPGMK, from the coding sequence ATGGCGTTTAACATTGTGCTTCATGAGCCATTGATCCCGGCTAATACGGGGAATGTTGCCCGTACATGCGCGGCAACCCGTACCCGCTTACACCTAATTGAACCGCTGGGGTTCTCGACAGATGATAAGTACTTAAAGCGGGCAGGGCTTGATTATTGGCATGCGGTTGATCTTACATATTATCAGTCCTTTGCTGAGTTTGCGGCAAAGCACCCTGATGGACGTTTTTTCTTTATCGAGACAAGCGGGGATCAGTACCATTCCGACGCAGAGTATAGGGATGGTGATTTTTTTATTTTCGGTAAAGAAACAACAGGAATTCCTGAAGATATTCTAGCGCAATATCCTGGACAGATTATCCGTATTCCGATGGGAGATGCAACGCGTTCATTGAATCTATCCAATACGGCGGCGGTTATTCTATATGAAGCGCTGCGTCAGGTTGGTTATCCAGGAATGAAATAA
- a CDS encoding RDD family protein, whose protein sequence is MEANATRYAGFWIRFLAALIDGIVLGAVSYILGLASTEVFSFQWTMQNLLGLLYYIVLTGLWGQTLGKMVVGVRVVRTSGSIAGWGAIVLRETIGKIVSAIVLLLGYIWAGFDKRKQGWHDKMADTVVIKTK, encoded by the coding sequence ATGGAAGCGAACGCGACGAGGTATGCAGGCTTTTGGATTCGGTTTCTGGCAGCGCTAATTGATGGGATTGTACTTGGTGCTGTATCCTACATTCTGGGTTTGGCTTCAACGGAGGTATTTTCATTCCAATGGACCATGCAGAATCTTCTTGGATTGCTCTATTATATTGTGCTCACCGGCTTGTGGGGACAGACGCTGGGCAAGATGGTCGTCGGTGTACGAGTAGTGCGTACGAGCGGCAGTATAGCTGGCTGGGGCGCCATCGTTCTGCGGGAGACGATCGGAAAGATTGTTTCTGCCATTGTCCTGCTATTGGGCTATATCTGGGCCGGCTTTGATAAGCGCAAGCAAGGCTGGCATGATAAGATGGCAGATACGGTTGTTATTAAGACAAAGTAG
- the sppA gene encoding signal peptide peptidase SppA: MNRKKWIALGIVVLVVAAAFVVSLFRGTDEIRASAPERWAAKTVSGNGINQVLQLYIEGVISEESGWNRSFDYEAILSQLNQAKDDPNIKAIVLRINSPGGAVVPTDELYHKIKQVKSETKKPIVVSMGSYAASGGYYLAAAGDKVFANASTLTGSLGVIASYMNYGELAKEYGIKENVIKSGKFKDIGNPMRDMTQDEHALLQNMINESYQQFVDVIVEGRKMPRDKVLQLADGRIYTGKQAKANGLIDELGTLEDATKAAQQMAKLQEATVIRYEQPFGFSKLFSTFSAELSARLNINATPLPDFLQEENRTPRIEYIYRP; encoded by the coding sequence ATGAATAGAAAGAAATGGATTGCCTTAGGGATTGTTGTGCTTGTCGTAGCAGCAGCTTTTGTTGTCTCTCTGTTTCGGGGGACAGATGAAATCCGCGCTTCAGCTCCTGAGAGATGGGCAGCGAAGACGGTGTCAGGAAACGGGATAAATCAAGTGCTGCAGCTATATATCGAAGGTGTGATTTCTGAGGAGAGCGGCTGGAATCGTTCATTTGATTATGAAGCTATACTTTCACAGCTCAATCAAGCCAAGGATGATCCGAATATTAAAGCCATTGTCCTTAGGATTAATTCTCCCGGCGGTGCTGTCGTTCCGACAGATGAGCTGTATCATAAAATAAAGCAAGTGAAGAGTGAGACGAAGAAACCGATTGTGGTTAGCATGGGCTCGTATGCTGCCTCGGGCGGCTACTATCTTGCTGCGGCGGGTGATAAGGTATTTGCCAATGCCTCAACGTTAACCGGCAGTCTGGGTGTGATCGCTTCGTATATGAATTATGGAGAGCTCGCCAAGGAATATGGGATTAAGGAAAATGTAATCAAAAGCGGAAAATTTAAAGATATCGGTAACCCGATGCGTGATATGACACAGGATGAGCACGCTCTACTCCAGAATATGATTAATGAAAGCTACCAGCAGTTCGTCGATGTCATCGTAGAAGGACGGAAGATGCCGCGCGACAAAGTGCTGCAGCTAGCAGATGGGCGGATTTATACCGGAAAGCAAGCAAAGGCAAACGGGCTGATTGATGAACTTGGTACGCTAGAGGACGCAACGAAAGCGGCGCAACAAATGGCGAAATTGCAAGAGGCAACGGTAATTCGATATGAACAGCCGTTCGGATTTTCCAAGCTGTTCTCTACTTTCTCTGCGGAATTGTCGGCTCGATTGAATATCAATGCGACTCCATTGCCTGATTTCCTACAGGAAGAAAATCGCACACCGCGTATTGAGTATATTTACCGTCCATGA
- a CDS encoding amidase domain-containing protein, giving the protein MRQWKEALEVYLQCRTKGFVTKKNELAVCVVEEQTEMFKQYNERHWQQLAERKAQPLKSRLQISGFQVEREAEDEVIVRIEAREWYAYKLKQEWYEQEKDIQMYVTLRRGEKGWLIAGEEGVQKPTVKDVVPVLAQYESEEESPEDSQESVRYTYNRIQAVRYAEAWWNDYNPQFRSFDVDCTNFISQCLYAGGVPMRQSGNRSTGWWYRGGNSTAALWSYSWAVAHSFRWHLEKGHINTEVKPSADLLSLGDVICYDFDGDGRWQHSTIVVAKDVNGMPLVNAHTTNSRHRYWNYRDSTAYTPKIQYRFFHII; this is encoded by the coding sequence ATGCGACAATGGAAAGAAGCGCTTGAGGTGTATCTACAGTGTAGGACAAAGGGGTTTGTTACGAAAAAAAATGAACTTGCTGTCTGTGTAGTAGAAGAGCAGACCGAGATGTTTAAACAATATAATGAACGACATTGGCAGCAGCTTGCAGAGCGTAAAGCGCAGCCGCTAAAGAGCAGATTGCAAATCAGCGGCTTTCAAGTAGAGAGAGAAGCAGAAGACGAAGTCATCGTCCGGATTGAAGCAAGAGAATGGTACGCATATAAGCTGAAACAAGAATGGTATGAGCAGGAAAAAGACATTCAGATGTATGTAACGCTGCGTCGGGGGGAAAAGGGCTGGTTGATCGCCGGGGAAGAGGGAGTACAGAAGCCGACGGTAAAAGATGTAGTACCGGTTCTGGCTCAATATGAAAGTGAAGAAGAATCACCGGAAGATTCCCAAGAGAGTGTGCGTTATACGTATAATCGTATTCAAGCTGTTCGGTATGCAGAGGCGTGGTGGAATGATTACAATCCGCAGTTTCGAAGTTTTGATGTGGATTGTACGAATTTCATCTCTCAATGTTTGTATGCGGGCGGAGTTCCGATGCGGCAGAGCGGAAATCGTTCAACGGGATGGTGGTATCGAGGGGGAAATAGTACAGCGGCGCTCTGGAGTTATAGCTGGGCGGTGGCTCATAGTTTTCGCTGGCACTTAGAGAAGGGGCATATAAACACGGAAGTAAAGCCGAGCGCGGATCTGCTCTCGCTTGGCGATGTGATCTGCTATGACTTCGATGGAGATGGACGTTGGCAGCATTCGACGATTGTTGTAGCCAAAGATGTTAATGGCATGCCGCTTGTAAATGCGCATACGACGAATAGCCGTCACCGATATTGGAATTACAGAGATTCCACAGCCTATACACCGAAAATTCAGTATCGCTTCTTTCATATTATATGA
- a CDS encoding methylated-DNA--[protein]-cysteine S-methyltransferase, with translation MKSEVFYTVYQSPLGPITLAATDAGLCWVEFSEGELAKLSLNCWAKKWLSTDNIAYAPEVFLEATEQLDEYFAGMRQEFTLPLDVRGTAFQKMVWEQLQKIPYGETRAYKDIALAMNAAKAVRAIGGANNKNPLSIFIPCHRVIGSNGALVGYGGGLNIKEYLLQLEGVLERSEVDSA, from the coding sequence GTGAAGTCGGAAGTTTTTTACACCGTGTATCAAAGCCCCCTCGGCCCCATTACATTGGCGGCGACAGACGCTGGGTTATGCTGGGTAGAGTTTAGCGAAGGTGAGCTTGCAAAGCTTTCATTAAATTGCTGGGCGAAGAAATGGCTTAGCACAGATAATATTGCATATGCGCCGGAAGTATTTCTTGAAGCGACAGAGCAATTGGACGAGTATTTTGCAGGCATGCGTCAGGAGTTTACTCTCCCGCTGGATGTACGCGGTACTGCGTTTCAAAAGATGGTTTGGGAGCAGCTGCAAAAAATTCCGTATGGAGAAACAAGAGCGTATAAAGATATTGCCCTTGCGATGAATGCCGCTAAGGCGGTTCGCGCCATCGGGGGAGCGAACAACAAAAATCCGCTGTCTATTTTTATTCCCTGCCATCGTGTAATCGGCTCGAACGGTGCATTGGTGGGCTACGGCGGTGGCTTGAATATAAAAGAATATTTGCTGCAGCTAGAAGGTGTGCTTGAGCGCTCTGAAGTTGATTCAGCATAA
- the queG gene encoding tRNA epoxyqueuosine(34) reductase QueG, whose product MTQQGIQDQQAIDWRRLKQEVREYAQEMGIDKIGFAKADPFFSLKEKLYTHRELGYESGFEEKDIEKRTHPTHSLADAKSIIAIALAYPTRMEAPPKSEPGKYRGIMARVSWGEDYHTVLRERLQKLEGFLQKRVPGIQTEIMVDTGALSDRAVAERAGIGWIGKNTSLITPEFGSWIYLGEMLTNAPFPPDQLVEEDCGECTLCIDSCPTGAIVQGGQLNSQRCVAFLTQLKDDIPEEFRSAIGNRLYGCDTCQQVCPKNKKINMTHHLEFAPEPEAAKPLLKPLLTISKKQFAAMFGRTSGSWRGKKPIQRNAILALAHFKDRSAVPDIIRILEKDERPALRSAAAWALGQIGGSEAMDALKKAKDREKESLVQKEIENALQEEKNVE is encoded by the coding sequence ATGACGCAGCAGGGGATACAGGATCAGCAGGCAATTGATTGGCGCCGCCTAAAGCAAGAAGTTCGTGAATATGCACAAGAGATGGGAATTGATAAAATTGGATTTGCTAAGGCAGATCCTTTCTTCTCGCTTAAGGAGAAATTATATACACATAGAGAGTTGGGATATGAGTCTGGCTTTGAGGAGAAGGATATCGAGAAAAGAACGCATCCAACGCATAGTCTAGCGGACGCTAAATCCATCATTGCCATTGCACTTGCGTATCCGACTCGTATGGAAGCCCCGCCAAAATCTGAGCCAGGTAAGTATAGAGGAATTATGGCACGTGTATCCTGGGGCGAAGATTATCATACAGTTCTGCGCGAAAGGTTGCAAAAGCTGGAGGGCTTTCTTCAGAAGAGAGTACCTGGGATTCAAACCGAGATCATGGTAGATACAGGTGCGCTCTCAGATCGGGCTGTGGCGGAGCGGGCAGGGATAGGCTGGATTGGTAAGAATACTTCTCTGATAACCCCTGAATTTGGTTCATGGATATACTTGGGAGAGATGCTGACCAATGCTCCGTTTCCTCCGGATCAACTTGTGGAAGAAGATTGTGGGGAGTGCACTCTCTGTATTGATTCGTGTCCAACCGGTGCAATTGTGCAAGGAGGACAGCTTAATTCACAGCGCTGTGTTGCTTTTTTGACCCAGCTAAAAGATGACATACCTGAAGAGTTCCGTTCGGCTATCGGCAATCGCTTGTACGGATGCGATACGTGCCAGCAGGTCTGTCCGAAAAATAAAAAAATCAATATGACCCACCATCTTGAGTTTGCTCCAGAGCCTGAAGCCGCAAAGCCGCTGTTAAAACCGCTGCTTACGATAAGCAAGAAGCAATTTGCAGCGATGTTTGGTCGTACCTCTGGATCGTGGCGTGGCAAAAAGCCGATTCAGCGCAATGCTATTTTAGCGCTTGCCCATTTTAAAGATCGCAGTGCGGTGCCAGATATTATCCGTATCCTAGAAAAAGATGAGCGTCCTGCCTTGCGCAGTGCTGCTGCCTGGGCGCTTGGTCAAATTGGCGGCAGTGAAGCGATGGATGCATTAAAAAAAGCGAAAGACCGAGAAAAAGAAAGTTTAGTCCAAAAAGAAATTGAAAATGCCTTGCAAGAAGAAAAAAATGTCGAATGA
- the rnhA gene encoding ribonuclease HI → MKEVIIYTDGACSGNPGPGGWGAVLLYGQHRKELCGSEQNTTNNRMELTAAVEAMKALTEPCKVLLHSDSAYMVNCFQQGWYKGWIKNGWKNSKKQPVENQDLWKELLALMEKHDVEYIKVKGHADNELNNRCDELATGAIIRG, encoded by the coding sequence ATGAAAGAGGTAATCATTTATACGGATGGTGCTTGCTCAGGGAATCCAGGACCGGGCGGTTGGGGTGCAGTACTGCTGTATGGTCAGCATCGTAAAGAGCTATGCGGCAGCGAACAGAATACGACCAATAACCGAATGGAGTTGACAGCGGCCGTAGAGGCGATGAAAGCACTGACAGAACCATGTAAGGTTCTACTCCACAGTGACAGCGCTTATATGGTAAACTGCTTTCAGCAAGGATGGTATAAAGGCTGGATTAAAAACGGTTGGAAAAACAGTAAAAAGCAGCCGGTAGAAAATCAGGATTTGTGGAAAGAGTTGCTTGCGCTTATGGAGAAGCATGATGTTGAGTATATCAAGGTAAAAGGACATGCGGATAATGAATTGAACAATCGCTGTGATGAGCTTGCGACCGGAGCGATTATCCGCGGGTAA